The following proteins are co-located in the Candidatus Methylacidiphilales bacterium genome:
- a CDS encoding ATP-binding cassette domain-containing protein yields MANPLLHIQNLTYRYGERVALREFSLGVNAGEIFGFLGPNGGGKTTLFKLLTTLRAPQEGEIHLGDDSYRGPLDAIRARIGCVFQHPALDKKLKVAENLRHQGHLYGLGGGELESRIDALLARFGLTERKQSFVQDLSGGLQRRVEIAKALLHRPQILLMDEPSTGLDPGIRMELWEYYEQMRREDGLTLLMTTHLLEEAERCDRIVLLDEGRIIAEGAPQALRESLSGRILRLSGGNLQELAVRVKSLTTHTVEVQAREVVVRLPTGAEDEAARIIREIGAAAESVNLARPTLADVYQAKVGRTWAGKEKS; encoded by the coding sequence ATGGCCAACCCCTTGCTGCATATCCAGAATCTCACCTATCGCTACGGCGAACGCGTGGCCCTGCGTGAATTTTCCCTCGGGGTGAACGCCGGGGAAATCTTCGGCTTCCTCGGACCGAACGGCGGCGGCAAGACCACCCTCTTCAAACTGCTGACCACCTTGCGTGCCCCACAGGAAGGCGAGATCCATCTCGGCGATGATTCCTACCGTGGCCCCCTCGATGCCATCCGCGCCCGAATAGGCTGTGTCTTCCAGCACCCGGCACTCGACAAAAAATTGAAGGTCGCGGAAAACCTCCGCCACCAGGGCCACCTCTACGGACTCGGCGGCGGCGAACTCGAGTCGCGCATCGACGCCCTTCTCGCGCGTTTCGGACTGACCGAGCGCAAGCAATCCTTCGTCCAGGACCTGTCCGGCGGTCTCCAGCGCCGGGTGGAAATCGCCAAGGCCTTGCTCCACCGCCCGCAGATCCTCCTCATGGACGAGCCCAGCACCGGTCTCGATCCCGGCATCCGCATGGAATTGTGGGAGTATTACGAGCAAATGCGACGCGAGGACGGATTGACCCTGCTCATGACGACCCACCTGTTGGAGGAAGCGGAACGCTGCGACCGCATTGTCCTGCTCGATGAAGGCAGGATCATCGCCGAAGGCGCGCCCCAGGCCCTGCGCGAATCGCTCAGCGGCCGCATCCTCCGGCTCTCCGGTGGCAATCTTCAAGAGCTGGCCGTGCGGGTCAAATCCCTCACCACCCATACGGTGGAAGTCCAGGCCCGCGAAGTCGTGGTCCGTCTGCCTACGGGGGCCGAGGATGAAGCCGCGCGCATCATCCGGGAAATCGGTGCCGCGGCCGAGTCCGTCAACCTGGCCCGTCCGACCCTGGCCGATGTTTACCAGGCCAAGGTGGGCCGCACCTGGGCCGGCAAGGAGAAATCATGA
- the hemE gene encoding uroporphyrinogen decarboxylase: MSTSRERFLTAARGGRPDRAPVWLMRQAGRYLPEYRALKERYSFLEMVRTPDLAADVTLQPMRRFPLDAAIIFSDILVVPEAMGQPYHFKDTGGIAMDYILERPDQFDSLAGVGAAARLQYVPAALRLVRQALGPDKALLGFCGSPWTLATYMVEGGSPGEGARIRSLFHHDRARFDRLMEKITSVCGDYLLMQVEAGVDAVQIFDSWGGLCDDAMLEEATLKWMRQLVVRLQGRVPAIVFGRGQSHRALQVAGTGAQVLSLDTGADLAAIQATLPVGMAVQGNLDPLLLTGDPQAAVSATRVLLASTRERGAHIFNLGHGITPQARVETVAAVIDAVAGASSS, from the coding sequence ATGAGCACGTCGCGCGAACGATTCCTGACCGCCGCGCGGGGGGGGAGGCCCGACCGTGCGCCGGTCTGGTTGATGCGGCAGGCCGGTCGTTACCTCCCCGAATACCGCGCGCTCAAGGAACGGTACAGCTTTCTTGAAATGGTGCGGACGCCGGATCTGGCGGCCGATGTCACCCTCCAACCCATGCGGCGCTTCCCGCTCGATGCCGCCATCATCTTTTCCGACATCCTGGTCGTCCCCGAGGCCATGGGGCAGCCCTATCACTTCAAGGACACGGGAGGCATCGCGATGGATTACATCCTGGAGCGCCCCGACCAATTCGATTCGCTGGCCGGGGTCGGGGCGGCCGCGCGTTTGCAGTATGTTCCCGCGGCCCTCCGGTTGGTGCGCCAAGCCCTGGGACCTGACAAGGCGCTGCTCGGATTTTGCGGTTCTCCCTGGACCCTGGCCACCTACATGGTCGAAGGCGGAAGTCCGGGCGAGGGGGCCCGCATCCGGTCGCTGTTCCACCACGACCGCGCTCGCTTCGATCGGTTGATGGAAAAAATCACCAGCGTGTGCGGCGACTACCTCCTCATGCAGGTCGAGGCCGGGGTGGATGCGGTCCAGATTTTCGACAGTTGGGGGGGATTGTGCGACGACGCCATGCTGGAGGAGGCCACCCTCAAATGGATGCGTCAACTTGTCGTTAGGCTTCAGGGGCGTGTTCCGGCGATTGTCTTTGGCCGGGGTCAATCCCACCGGGCCTTGCAGGTGGCCGGCACGGGAGCCCAAGTATTGAGTCTGGACACGGGGGCCGATCTGGCGGCGATCCAGGCCACCCTGCCCGTGGGTATGGCGGTGCAGGGCAATTTGGATCCGCTGTTGCTAACCGGTGATCCACAGGCCGCGGTTTCCGCCACCCGGGTTTTGCTGGCCTCGACCCGGGAACGTGGGGCCCACATCTTCAACCTCGGCCATGGCATCACCCCGCAGGCGAGGGTGGAAACGGTGGCCGCAGTCATTGATGCCGTGGCTGGAGCATCTTCCTCATGA
- the hemA gene encoding glutamyl-tRNA reductase produces MNLICIGVDHHANSVEARERLSLGGDSLESTLRFFGVHRSFAEMVILSTCNRVEFYLATRMTTRQAVAELKDSLKDFLEIRDTGLDKGYIHRNEEAIRHLFEVCSGLQSMVIGETEIFGQAKEAYLMAKRTGSSGPVLNRLFQTAFNAAKAVRTASAVGRGHISVASVSVQAAIRILGSLKGKHVLVLGAGDTGEKVTEALYGAGVRSLFCTNRRAERGLSLSEAYQASFIPWEAWKGRLCSMDILICSTSAPHAVLERGDLAVFASRFVRQPLLIMDLAVPRDVDPAVAQIPGVCLLNVDDLKQVASENLSDRLKERTRALEILEPRAEKLVQLFYKNDILHRDEPVRVSRNRKTARSNS; encoded by the coding sequence ATGAATCTGATTTGCATCGGGGTCGACCACCACGCCAACTCCGTCGAGGCACGGGAGCGCTTGTCGCTCGGCGGCGATTCGCTCGAATCCACCCTGCGATTCTTCGGCGTCCACCGGTCCTTTGCCGAGATGGTCATCCTCTCCACCTGCAACCGGGTGGAATTCTACCTCGCCACCCGCATGACCACCAGGCAGGCGGTGGCCGAACTCAAGGACAGCCTGAAGGACTTCCTGGAAATCCGCGACACCGGCTTGGACAAGGGATACATCCACCGAAACGAGGAGGCCATCCGCCACCTCTTCGAAGTCTGCAGCGGTCTGCAATCGATGGTCATCGGTGAAACGGAAATCTTCGGCCAGGCCAAGGAAGCCTATCTCATGGCCAAGCGGACCGGATCGAGCGGCCCCGTGCTCAACCGCCTCTTCCAAACCGCCTTCAACGCCGCCAAGGCCGTTCGCACCGCCAGTGCGGTGGGCCGGGGCCATATCTCGGTGGCTTCGGTTTCTGTCCAGGCCGCCATCCGCATCCTCGGCTCGCTCAAGGGCAAACACGTCCTGGTGCTCGGAGCCGGCGACACCGGGGAAAAAGTCACCGAGGCCCTTTACGGTGCCGGGGTGCGCTCGTTGTTCTGCACCAACCGGCGCGCCGAACGCGGGTTGTCGCTTTCCGAGGCCTACCAGGCCAGCTTCATCCCGTGGGAAGCATGGAAAGGCCGCCTTTGCTCCATGGACATCCTCATTTGCTCGACTTCCGCCCCCCACGCCGTCCTTGAGCGGGGGGATCTGGCCGTCTTTGCTTCGCGTTTTGTCCGCCAGCCCCTCTTGATCATGGATCTGGCCGTGCCCCGTGATGTGGATCCCGCCGTGGCCCAAATCCCGGGGGTTTGCCTGCTCAATGTCGACGACCTCAAACAAGTGGCCTCGGAGAATCTTTCCGACCGCCTGAAGGAACGCACCCGGGCCCTGGAAATTCTCGAGCCGAGGGCGGAAAAGTTGGTGCAACTCTTCTACAAGAACGACATTCTCCACCGTGACGAACCCGTCCGTGTTTCCCGCAACCGAAAGACCGCCCGCTCCAACTCCTGA
- the hemG gene encoding protoporphyrinogen oxidase, with amino-acid sequence MKKAKRVAILGAGISGLAAAWKLRQLGAEVTVYDPSPEPGGVIRTLRHEGYLLELGPNTVLEKGGALAELIEGCGLRGEVLSPLPQARKRFIYHGGGPVAAPSGPLSFLTSPLLGVPGKVRLLSEPFREPGTAGDESVAAFFSRRLGVEAVERLIDPFISGIYAGDPVRLSARFGFPKLWAWEREQGSLLKGALRGRKAPGPRVRARMLSFRQGLSALPARLAAELASSWRREAANGIASSGPGWRVNGEGPHDALVSTLPPRSLVPLLREGFPGEAPRALESYPHSSVRVWHFGVERRRVRHPLDGFGVLAPSAEEQPILGILFSSSIFAGRAPEGRVLLTVFQGGVRHPEWCLPDAGSEPSAQAAAWGAVCRWLGIDGGPDMVHHHLWNPAIPQYEVGHQTRLDALDRLEAAHPGLFLGGNLRGGVSVSDCVASSFQLAERVMAAS; translated from the coding sequence ATGAAAAAAGCCAAGCGGGTGGCCATCCTCGGGGCCGGCATCAGCGGACTGGCCGCGGCATGGAAACTGCGACAGTTGGGGGCGGAGGTGACGGTTTACGATCCCTCGCCCGAGCCCGGTGGGGTCATTCGCACGCTCCGCCACGAGGGGTACCTGCTGGAACTCGGCCCGAACACGGTTTTGGAAAAGGGCGGGGCTCTGGCGGAGTTGATCGAGGGTTGTGGATTAAGGGGCGAAGTTCTATCCCCCCTGCCGCAGGCCCGGAAGCGGTTCATCTACCACGGCGGTGGTCCGGTGGCCGCTCCCTCCGGCCCGCTTTCATTCCTGACCTCACCGCTGCTGGGTGTCCCGGGTAAAGTCCGCCTGCTCTCCGAGCCCTTCCGCGAACCCGGAACCGCCGGGGATGAGTCGGTGGCGGCTTTTTTCAGCCGCCGTCTGGGGGTCGAGGCCGTGGAGCGCTTGATCGATCCCTTCATCTCCGGGATTTATGCGGGCGACCCGGTTCGTCTTTCCGCGCGTTTTGGTTTTCCGAAGTTATGGGCATGGGAACGGGAGCAGGGTTCGCTGCTCAAGGGGGCGCTGCGCGGCCGGAAAGCCCCCGGTCCGCGCGTCCGGGCACGCATGTTGTCGTTCCGGCAAGGACTGTCCGCACTGCCCGCTCGACTGGCGGCGGAATTGGCGTCGTCGTGGCGTCGCGAGGCCGCGAATGGAATCGCGTCCTCCGGTCCGGGCTGGCGGGTCAACGGGGAGGGGCCGCACGATGCCCTCGTCAGCACCCTCCCGCCACGTTCTCTCGTTCCTCTGTTGCGGGAGGGATTCCCCGGTGAAGCCCCGCGGGCCCTGGAGAGTTATCCTCATTCGAGTGTGAGGGTTTGGCATTTTGGCGTCGAGCGGCGACGGGTCCGTCATCCCCTCGATGGATTCGGGGTGCTTGCCCCTTCGGCGGAAGAACAGCCCATTCTGGGCATTCTCTTTTCCTCCAGCATCTTTGCCGGGCGGGCTCCGGAGGGCAGGGTGTTGCTGACCGTCTTCCAGGGCGGGGTGCGGCATCCCGAGTGGTGCCTCCCCGATGCGGGGTCGGAGCCGTCGGCACAAGCCGCGGCCTGGGGCGCCGTGTGCCGATGGCTGGGCATCGATGGCGGCCCAGACATGGTCCACCACCATCTCTGGAATCCGGCCATCCCGCAATATGAGGTCGGCCATCAGACCCGGCTGGACGCCCTCGACCGCTTGGAAGCCGCGCATCCGGGACTGTTCCTTGGCGGCAACCTGCGCGGTGGGGTGTCGGTGTCCGATTGCGTGGCCTCCTCCTTCCAATTGGCGGAACGGGTGATGGCCGCATCTTGA
- a CDS encoding tetratricopeptide repeat protein — translation MPNSEELLDEGNSALALGELEQAVEWYRQSTVHDPAFFEGWQALGMALVKLNRAPEAVEALKTAVTLHPDDQMAWSSLSLAYGRNGQIQEAEDAGAKARILSWGGKVSKMKPVEGPSLQPPANT, via the coding sequence ATGCCAAACTCCGAGGAACTGCTGGACGAAGGAAACAGCGCACTCGCCCTGGGCGAGCTTGAACAGGCGGTGGAATGGTATCGCCAATCCACCGTGCACGATCCCGCTTTCTTCGAGGGCTGGCAGGCATTGGGCATGGCCCTGGTCAAATTGAACCGGGCACCCGAAGCGGTCGAGGCCTTGAAAACTGCCGTCACGCTCCACCCAGACGACCAGATGGCCTGGAGCAGTCTTTCCCTGGCCTACGGACGGAACGGGCAAATCCAGGAGGCCGAGGACGCCGGGGCCAAGGCCCGCATCCTTTCCTGGGGCGGCAAGGTTTCGAAGATGAAGCCCGTTGAGGGTCCGTCGCTGCAACCTCCGGCCAATACCTAG
- the hemF gene encoding oxygen-dependent coproporphyrinogen oxidase: protein MTDSSRAADVKAYLMGLQDRICEAFEKLEGGNGARFRRDTWERTEGGGGGGDTRVLAGGGVFEKAGVAFSHVRGGALPSSASAHRPGLAGRPFEAMGVSLVIHPRNPHVPTSHANVRFLSTTAENGDSVWWFGGGFDLTPYYPVIEDVRHWHRTARAACQPFGPEIYPRLKKQCDDYFFLRHRNETRGVGGLFFDDWNCWDFERCFALMRSVGDHYLPAYLPIVEKNAGRPHGGREREFQLYRRGRYVEFNLVYDRGTLFGLQSGGRTESILMSLPPLVRWEYGHEDAAGSAEAALADYLRPREWLEEA from the coding sequence GTGACCGATTCCTCCCGCGCCGCCGATGTGAAGGCCTACTTGATGGGCCTGCAGGACCGCATCTGTGAGGCCTTCGAGAAGCTGGAAGGCGGTAATGGGGCCCGCTTCCGCCGTGACACCTGGGAGCGCACAGAGGGCGGGGGAGGGGGAGGTGACACACGCGTATTGGCCGGGGGCGGGGTCTTCGAGAAGGCCGGGGTGGCATTTTCCCATGTGCGCGGCGGGGCGCTTCCCTCCTCCGCCAGCGCCCACAGGCCTGGTCTGGCGGGGCGTCCCTTCGAAGCCATGGGGGTTTCCCTCGTCATCCACCCGCGCAATCCCCACGTGCCGACCTCGCACGCCAATGTGCGCTTCCTCAGCACCACGGCGGAGAACGGCGATTCCGTTTGGTGGTTCGGCGGCGGCTTCGACCTCACACCTTACTACCCGGTCATTGAAGATGTCCGACACTGGCACCGGACGGCCCGTGCGGCCTGCCAGCCTTTCGGTCCGGAGATTTATCCCCGGTTGAAAAAACAATGCGACGACTATTTCTTCCTCAGGCACCGGAACGAAACCCGCGGGGTGGGTGGGCTGTTCTTCGACGACTGGAACTGCTGGGATTTCGAACGCTGCTTCGCACTGATGCGCAGCGTGGGCGACCATTACCTCCCGGCCTATCTTCCGATTGTGGAAAAAAATGCGGGACGTCCGCACGGCGGGCGCGAACGAGAGTTCCAGTTGTACCGCCGGGGCCGCTATGTGGAGTTCAACCTGGTTTACGACCGCGGTACGCTCTTCGGCCTGCAAAGTGGCGGGCGCACCGAGTCGATCCTGATGTCCCTGCCTCCGCTCGTCCGTTGGGAATACGGCCATGAGGACGCGGCGGGCAGTGCGGAAGCCGCCCTGGCCGACTACCTGAGGCCGAGGGAATGGTTGGAGGAAGCATGA
- a CDS encoding ABC transporter permease, with product MSTTQPLRCNALASITLLQREIVRFLRQKNRVIGALATPVVFWLLLGFGVGNSFRADSLPGQISYLEYYYPGMLVMIVLFTAIFSTISIIEDRREGFLQSVLVAPVSRASIVLGKVLGGAALATLQAGLMLVVVKWAGYSPSLPGFAKILLVIVLLSMSLTALGYLIAWPLDSTAGFHAIMNIFLLPLWLLSGTLFSQDSAQGLVYWMMKLNPLTYGLAALRYGFYPPGSPWLAGLPPEGFCYLVTVVTGLVLFAGCFAITLKRPGH from the coding sequence ATGAGCACCACGCAACCGCTACGCTGCAACGCCCTGGCCAGCATCACCCTTTTGCAAAGGGAAATCGTCCGCTTCCTGCGCCAAAAAAACCGCGTCATCGGGGCCCTGGCCACGCCGGTGGTTTTCTGGCTCCTGCTCGGCTTCGGTGTGGGCAATTCCTTCCGCGCCGATTCGCTCCCGGGACAGATTTCCTACTTGGAATACTACTATCCCGGGATGTTGGTCATGATCGTCCTCTTCACCGCGATTTTCTCCACCATCTCCATCATCGAGGACCGGCGCGAGGGCTTCCTGCAAAGCGTGCTGGTGGCCCCGGTGTCGCGGGCCAGCATCGTCCTCGGCAAGGTATTGGGCGGAGCCGCCCTGGCCACCCTCCAGGCCGGGTTGATGCTGGTGGTGGTCAAATGGGCCGGTTACAGTCCCTCGCTTCCCGGTTTCGCTAAAATCCTCCTCGTCATCGTGCTGCTTTCCATGTCCCTGACCGCGCTGGGTTACCTCATCGCGTGGCCGCTCGACTCCACGGCGGGCTTCCACGCCATCATGAATATCTTCCTCCTCCCCCTCTGGCTGCTCAGCGGCACCCTCTTCAGCCAGGACAGCGCCCAGGGCCTGGTCTACTGGATGATGAAACTCAATCCGCTCACCTACGGACTGGCGGCCCTGCGTTATGGATTCTATCCGCCGGGCTCGCCCTGGCTGGCCGGCCTCCCCCCCGAGGGATTCTGCTACCTCGTCACCGTGGTCACCGGCTTGGTCCTCTTTGCCGGTTGTTTCGCCATCACGCTCAAGCGACCGGGCCATTAG
- a CDS encoding quinone-dependent dihydroorotate dehydrogenase, translating into MSAYTSILRPFFFQFDPEAVHHFSMALMGKTPLARLMAGFRPAPSRPLEVFGLKFRNPLGLAAGFDKNAQALAAFHDLGFGFMEVGTITRHGQPGNPRPRIFRCPREQGLVNRMGFPNDGADVLAARLAAWKPRPGFPIGINLGKSKSTPLEEAPGDYRYSFERLHAYGDFFVVNVSSPNTPGLRNLQAPDQLRPILRTLQEANQAAPQRKPLLLKIAPDLAREDIAAILALVLEEKLDGIVATNTTLDHSSIALRETGGLSGRPLTAKSTEIIRFIHRETSGKLPIIGVGGIFTADDAREKLDAGAVLVQSYTGFIYQGPAFAWQVLKS; encoded by the coding sequence ATGTCCGCCTACACCTCCATCCTCCGCCCGTTCTTCTTCCAGTTCGACCCCGAGGCCGTGCACCACTTCAGCATGGCCCTGATGGGAAAAACGCCTCTGGCCCGGCTCATGGCGGGATTCCGTCCCGCCCCCTCGCGGCCACTGGAAGTGTTCGGCCTGAAATTCCGCAACCCCCTCGGTTTGGCGGCGGGGTTCGACAAGAACGCCCAGGCCCTGGCCGCCTTCCACGACCTCGGGTTCGGCTTCATGGAAGTCGGCACCATCACCCGGCACGGGCAGCCGGGCAATCCGCGCCCCCGCATCTTCCGCTGCCCGCGGGAACAGGGACTGGTCAACCGCATGGGTTTCCCCAATGACGGAGCCGACGTCCTCGCCGCCCGGCTGGCCGCATGGAAGCCACGGCCCGGTTTCCCCATCGGCATCAATCTGGGCAAATCCAAATCCACCCCGCTGGAAGAGGCCCCCGGGGATTATCGCTATTCCTTTGAAAGGCTCCATGCCTACGGCGATTTCTTCGTGGTCAACGTCAGTTCCCCCAACACCCCGGGCCTGCGCAACCTGCAGGCTCCGGACCAGTTGCGCCCCATCCTGCGCACCCTGCAGGAAGCCAATCAGGCCGCCCCGCAACGCAAGCCCCTCCTCCTGAAAATCGCCCCCGACCTCGCGCGGGAGGACATCGCCGCCATCCTGGCACTTGTGCTGGAAGAGAAACTGGACGGCATCGTGGCCACCAACACCACCCTCGACCACAGCAGTATCGCCCTGCGGGAAACCGGAGGTCTGAGCGGGCGTCCCCTCACCGCGAAGAGCACGGAGATCATCCGCTTCATCCACCGGGAAACGTCCGGAAAACTCCCGATCATCGGGGTGGGCGGGATCTTCACCGCCGATGACGCCCGGGAAAAACTCGATGCCGGTGCGGTGCTGGTCCAGTCCTACACCGGATTCATCTACCAGGGGCCCGCGTTTGCCTGGCAGGTATTAAAGAGTTAG